The region TGAGGATATTACAAGCCCTACTTTTGCTTTATCGCATCACTATAGTTCGGGAAAAATTCCACTAATTCACCTTGATTTATACAGACTAGAACATAGTTCTTCAGCCAAAGAAGTTTTCTTTTCTGAAGAAGAAGAGGCATTACAAAGCGAAGCTATATTAGTTGTTGAATGGCCAGAATTAATAGAACCACTTATTAAAGATTTCTGGAAAATAGAAATTAGTTACGCTAAAAATTTCGGAAGACACTATGAAATAAGAGATCCTAAAAATTTTTTAACCTTTTCATAATCTGGTTGTTGCTCGATTGCACCTTCACCAAGACAAGTTAATAGTCCACAAACACTTGCGAAATTAACACAGTCTTGGATTGCTAATTCATTTAAAGGATAACCAGAAGAAATTAATTTTGAAATTAATCCAGCTAGAAAGGCGTCACCAGCACCAGTAGTATCGACAATTTTTTGTGAATCAGGAGTTTCTGTAGTGCCCTGAAATCCATTTATAAACCATTCAACAGGATTTTTTCCATCAGTTATTATTACATCTGGTCTTTCTGACATTTGTTGAGATATAAGCATTGAATTTTCGTTCTTAAAAAACAAAGTAGCTTCTTCCTTAGCAAGTTTTAAAACATGAGCATGATTTAAAAAATTTTTAATTAAATTCACTCGCGCTGTATTACTAATTTCTGATGAAAAATCCGAATAATCCCAAAAGACCTCTCTCCAATTTAAATCGATAATTACCTTAACTTCATATTTATTAGCAAGTTCAATAAGAAAAAAAATAGTCTCAGCAGAAACTTTAGATGA is a window of Prochlorococcus marinus XMU1419 DNA encoding:
- the tsaE gene encoding tRNA (adenosine(37)-N6)-threonylcarbamoyltransferase complex ATPase subunit type 1 TsaE, yielding MFVENLKETLNLGEKLSQKLNPQSIVLLKGPIGAGKTSFVQGIARGLSISEDITSPTFALSHHYSSGKIPLIHLDLYRLEHSSSAKEVFFSEEEEALQSEAILVVEWPELIEPLIKDFWKIEISYAKNFGRHYEIRDPKNFLTFS
- a CDS encoding carbohydrate kinase family protein, whose protein sequence is MEKNKVVCIGEALIDRIRNKSNQGYTDFLGGAPANVSCALKKLEIDSTFIGRLGKDDYGKKFIKQFKELEVNSDFLQLDNDASTRIVNVDRDQFGDRFFSGFEAKSNSYFADEALSKNLIENQLPNLEKLFLETKYLVTGTNIISSKVSAETIFFLIELANKYEVKVIIDLNWREVFWDYSDFSSEISNTARVNLIKNFLNHAHVLKLAKEEATLFFKNENSMLISQQMSERPDVIITDGKNPVEWFINGFQGTTETPDSQKIVDTTGAGDAFLAGLISKLISSGYPLNELAIQDCVNFASVCGLLTCLGEGAIEQQPDYEKVKKFLGSLIS